In Astyanax mexicanus isolate ESR-SI-001 chromosome 25, AstMex3_surface, whole genome shotgun sequence, a genomic segment contains:
- the myoz2b gene encoding myozenin-2b isoform X1, with translation MSRFSTLSSGERKMQAAAICREVHGGANGDTMDLGKKLSTPKDIMLEELSLLSNRGSRLFKMRQRRSEKYTFESIQNEANAILNSEDQTGAENAENKSKTPPNTPDPRNPANPEEIAPGYGGPLKDVPPERFNATALPKSYHSPWEEAIINDPDLAETLKLRMPVPEPRLEMPDYKSFNRVATPFGGFEKAPRGITFKLPEVDLNPQRYPELQDPAAKRPTFNRTAQGWISDGLPLILPTIPVEPPEIPESDDL, from the exons ATGTCGCGCTTCAGCACGCTCTCATCTGGCGAGAGGAAGATGCAGGCGGCCGCCATTTGCCGTGAAGTCCACGGTGGTGCCAATG GTGATACGATGGATCTGGGTAAGAAGCTCTCCACCCCTAAAGACATCATGCTGGAGGAGCTGTCACTGCTCTCCAACCGAGGATCCCGCCTCTTCAAGATGCGCCAGCGCCGCTCCGAGAAGTACACCTTCGAAAGTATTCAGAATGAAGCTAACGCAATTCTGAAC AGTGAAGACCAGACTGGAGCtgaaaatgcagaaaataaatcCAAAACCCCTCCAAACACGCCTGACCCCCGAAACCCCGCCAACCCTGAGGAGATTGCACCAG GTTACGGCGGCCCCTTAAAGGACGTTCCACCTGAGAGGTTCAACGCCACAGCCCTGCCCAAATCCTACCACTCGCCCTGGGAGGAGGCCATCATCAACGACCCTGATCTGGCTGAAACACTGAAGCTCAGGATGCCCGTTCCTGAACCCCGGCTGGAGATGCCCGATTACAAGAGCTTTAACAG GGTGGCCACACCATTCGGAGGATTTGAGAAAGCCCCTCGAGGAATCACCTTCAAGCTCCCGGAGGTCGACCTGAACCCACAGAGATACCCTGAGCTTCAGGACCCTGCAGCCAAGCGGCCCACCTTCAACAGGACCGCCCAGGGCTGGATCTCCGACGGCCTGCCCCTCATCCTGCCCACCATCCCCGTGGAGCCCCCCGAGATCCCCGAGTCTGATGACCTGTAA
- the myoz2b gene encoding myozenin-2b isoform X2: MDLGKKLSTPKDIMLEELSLLSNRGSRLFKMRQRRSEKYTFESIQNEANAILNSEDQTGAENAENKSKTPPNTPDPRNPANPEEIAPGYGGPLKDVPPERFNATALPKSYHSPWEEAIINDPDLAETLKLRMPVPEPRLEMPDYKSFNRVATPFGGFEKAPRGITFKLPEVDLNPQRYPELQDPAAKRPTFNRTAQGWISDGLPLILPTIPVEPPEIPESDDL; the protein is encoded by the exons ATGGATCTGGGTAAGAAGCTCTCCACCCCTAAAGACATCATGCTGGAGGAGCTGTCACTGCTCTCCAACCGAGGATCCCGCCTCTTCAAGATGCGCCAGCGCCGCTCCGAGAAGTACACCTTCGAAAGTATTCAGAATGAAGCTAACGCAATTCTGAAC AGTGAAGACCAGACTGGAGCtgaaaatgcagaaaataaatcCAAAACCCCTCCAAACACGCCTGACCCCCGAAACCCCGCCAACCCTGAGGAGATTGCACCAG GTTACGGCGGCCCCTTAAAGGACGTTCCACCTGAGAGGTTCAACGCCACAGCCCTGCCCAAATCCTACCACTCGCCCTGGGAGGAGGCCATCATCAACGACCCTGATCTGGCTGAAACACTGAAGCTCAGGATGCCCGTTCCTGAACCCCGGCTGGAGATGCCCGATTACAAGAGCTTTAACAG GGTGGCCACACCATTCGGAGGATTTGAGAAAGCCCCTCGAGGAATCACCTTCAAGCTCCCGGAGGTCGACCTGAACCCACAGAGATACCCTGAGCTTCAGGACCCTGCAGCCAAGCGGCCCACCTTCAACAGGACCGCCCAGGGCTGGATCTCCGACGGCCTGCCCCTCATCCTGCCCACCATCCCCGTGGAGCCCCCCGAGATCCCCGAGTCTGATGACCTGTAA